One segment of Belonocnema kinseyi isolate 2016_QV_RU_SX_M_011 chromosome 7, B_treatae_v1, whole genome shotgun sequence DNA contains the following:
- the LOC117177068 gene encoding transcription cofactor vestigial-like protein 4 isoform X1: MCRREAREMEISSRRRCLWQPWLNFESLRPSCKSREERPKATSLHRKPSSAWRKERRRDPIQSEALDMSAARVHHNRPSVIVPTAPQPGTTMEDTAVTPTASVTPSAATRGQRTGIRSSGVVSDPAIDEHFKRSLGLKEYAAVFHATSNDKDAGLSVDDHFAKALGETWTRLQKTGRNKDST; this comes from the exons ATGTGTCGTCGAGAGGCAAGAGAGATGGAGATCTCGAGCAGGCGAAGATGCCTCTGGCAGCCCTGGCTCAATTTCGAGAGCCTTCGACCCTCCTGTAAGTCGAGAG AAGAAAGACCGAAGGCGACAAGTTTACACCGGAAGCCAAGCAGTGCCTGGAGGAAGGAACGGAGGAGAGACCCAATTCAAAGTGAAGCCCTTGACATGTCTGCTGCCAGGGTACATCACAACAGGCCCAGTGTTATCGTACCCACGGCTCCTCAACCAG GTACGACCATGGAGGACACTGCTGTTACGCCCACGGCAAGCGTAACACCATCTGCTGCAACCAGGGGCCAAAGAACTGGAATCAGAAGTTCTGGTGTAGTCAGTGATCCGGCGATAGACgagcattttaaaagatctttaggATTGAAAGAATATGCCGCCGTTTTTCACGCGACCTCCAACGACAAGGATGCTGGTCTCAGTG TCGATGACCACTTTGCCAAAGCCCTCGGCGAGACCTGGACAAGGTTGCAGAAAACAGGTCGAAACAAGGACTCCACTTAA